Genomic window (Sulfurovum sp. NBC37-1):
CCAAATACCGTTACCGTATAGAGGCGGACCTGGTACCCTTCAGAGATATCCTTCTGGGTGTATTCTTCGTTACTATCGGAATGCTGATAGACTGGCACGCCATTCTGATATACTGGCATATCATTCTGGGACTGCTTGCAGGGATCATGCTGCTCAAAGGCTTTTTGATCTTTGGGATATTGCAGTTCTTTGTGCAGAAAAGAACGGCGCTGAAAACCGCTTTGGCACTCTTCGAAGTAGGGGAGTTCGCACTGGCGATCTTTGCGCTGGCAAACTCCAAAGGGCTGATAGATCCGGGGCTCAATCAGATCCTGATCATCACAGTAGTCCTCTCGATGATCATCACACCGTTCGTACTCAAGAACATCAAAGCTATTGCCGACAAACTGATCAAAGAACCGGATACGCTTCGTGAACGTGCTATGATCGGAGGAACGTACAAAGATCATATCATTGTCTGCGGTTATGGCCCCCTTGGGCAGAGACTGGTGAAGTCCTTTAAAGAAAAAAACCTGCTGTATGTTATTTTGGAGCATGATGTCAAAGTCGTTGATGCGGTCATAGCCAAAGGAGAAGAATCGATCTTTTTTGCCAATGCCGCCCAGAAGATGGTACTGGAACACTTCAATGTCGATCAGTGCTGTGCCATCATCGTGACCATCGACAATGAGATACAAAAACAGCTTATCTGTGAGAATATCGCTTCATTCGGACCGCATATCAACAGTATCGTCAAGGTGATGAACAATGCGGAAGGAAAGACGATATCGAGCCTTGGTATCAAGCATGTGGTCAACGCAAGAAATATCGTCGCGGATATCATGGAGCAGGAAGTGTTGGCCTGCCAGCTTTCCATAAAGGAAAGTTAAAGAGAAATTTTAAAGCGTTTCAAGATCAGTATCCGGCAATGCGACAATACGCCTTTCCATAAGATTGATCTCATTGACAAGTTTTTTGGAAACCTCTTCCATAGAAGCAAAATACTCTTTTGCAAGTTTAACAGAGTCATCTGTTATCTTTTTCTTTTTGCCAAACAGCTTGCTGAAAAAGCCCTGTGGCTCCAAGTCATAATAAATTTTGTAGATATTCAGATAAATATCATGAAGTTCAAAGTGAAGCTTCTCTATTTCCGACATACAGTCAAGTGGATTGTTTCTCAGGCCGTTAAGCCTTTGAGCATCAGAGTAGAACCATTGGCCGAACTTGCATTGTGTAGAGTTGACCGGTATGGCATCTTCTTCCATTTTAAAACCGGAGATCAGCATTTTAGCACGCTGAACCCAGTTGATATGGGCAGCTTTTGCCGCCCTTAATTGTTCCAGGATTGTATTTTTTTCCATAATAAAAACTCCTAAAATTTAATAAGAATATTTTATCATTATCTATCTTTTAGATCGATAATGATATTAATGCGATTCTTTTTTTCTGGCAAGGCCCTCAATGAGTCTGAGCATCATTCGTACCCCGGCACCGGAAGCACCATGCGGGTTCTCGCCCCATGTGTGTTCCACAAAAGCTGGTCCGGCAATGTCTATATGTGCCCATTTCTCTTTATGCTCCTCATCGATAAACTCGGAGAGGAACTGACCCGCAGTAATGGCTCCGCCGTAACGGGTGTTCGAAATATTGCAGACATCGGCAATGCTGCTTTTGATGGTCTTGTGCAGGTAGGGATTGAAGTCAAGTGCCGTCGCAAGTTCACCGGAGATCTTTGCCTGCTTTGTCACCATTGTTTTCACCTCTTCGTTGAAACCCAATACACCTGATGTATAGTGTCCAACACCCACTACGCAGGCACCAGTAAGTGTAGCGAAGTCAAAGAGGTAGTCCGCTTTGACCTCCTGCTGTGCATAGGAGAGGGTGTCTGCAAGAACGAGTCGGCCTTCCGCATCCGTATTGCGAATTTCAATGGTCTTTCCGTTCTTGGAAACCAGTACATCGTCCGGTTTGTAGGCATCTCCGCCTATCATATTCTCCACTGCACCGACAAAGCCGTGCACTTCCACGGGCAGGTTCATCTCGGAGATGGCTTTCATCAGTCCCAGAACGGCAGAACCGCCGCTCTTGTCAGACTTCATGGTCACCATATAATCGGCAGGCTTGAGGCTTAGACCACCCGAATCATAGGTAAGACCTTTCCCTACCAGTGTGATGACGGCTTTGGGGTTCTTTGGCTTGTGTGAAAGATGGATCACTCTTGGTTTGTGTCTTGAAGCCCGTGCTACGGCAAGCAGGGTTTCCATTTTCTCTTTTTTGAGCTCTTTGGGTTTGAGTATCTTGCATTTGAGCTTATTCTCTTTGGCAAGTTCTTCCGCAATATTGGCCATGATCTCAGGGTAGCAGTCATCAGGTGTGGTGTTGACGATGTCACGTGTAAAGTTTGTTGCCTCTGCCGCGATCACTCCATTGTTCAGGGCGCGTGCTGCCACTTCCATGGTGATCTCATGTGCCTCGTAGCCTTCAAGTGATATTTCAACGTTCTTGACAGGACATTTTACTTTTTTGCTTTTGTACTGGTTGAATGTATAACTTCCAAGTACCAGACCCTCGACCATAGCTCTGATGGAAGCCGAACATCTAGGGTGGCTTACGTACGTAGCGATCTTAATGGTCTTATAGGTTTTTTTCCCAATGAGTGAACGAATGGCTGTTGCCACTGCCGGTCTGATGCCTCTTCCTTTGAGCGTCTCCGCTCCCACATAGAGTCTTTTTTTCTCTACAAGGTGGCACACTTCATCCTGGCTTCCGGAAAAACCGGCTTTTTTGAGCAGTTTTTTGTCTTTGACCGATTTGTGTTTGAGGTTTTTGTCGATGACGATGATGATCTCAAGATCGGCCTTGATATCTTTTATATTTGCATTGTTTATATTGAAATTCATTGTTTACCTTTTGGTTATAATTTATGTTTTGGAGTATAACCAAATATAGGTAATAGATAAATGGTTTCAGTTATTCGATCTTATCTTTTGCAGATACGATATCGATCATGAAGCTTCCCGGTTTTTCATAGCCGATAACTGAATAGACAGTCTTCTTTGTTTTGGCATCAATGAAATATATCGAGGGTGTCAATGTAGCGTTGTGTTCTTTTGCTTCCGGAGAGTTGAAGTCTGCAACCACGATAACCATGTCGGACAGTGCCGATATTATATTCACGTCTCTGAGTGTTCTATGGACCATCTTCTCACACCACTCACAGCTGCTTTCGATGATGATAAGCATGATGAGATCTTTCTTTTCCGCTTTTGCTTTCTGGTACGCCTTTCCCATGCTGGTCTGTGCATCGAGTACCCATGCGGCATCCTCAACAGTGATAGCCATCAGGTTGCATACAAAAAGTAAAGAAAATATAAAGGCTTTCATAGTATATCCTTTTTATATAAGTATATCATATTTTATTATAGTGGACAAATAATGAAAGTATGTGTTTTGAAGTATTTTATTTTTTATTGGTAAGACATGTGTTCCCACGCATAATGTGGGAACGAATCAGTCCTGAAACTGCTCTTTGAGTATATCTTTTACCTGGATCATATCCTTGTCACCCCGTCCGGAGAGATTTACAAGGATGATCTTTCCTTTTATCTCTTCAGGCTTCATCTTTTTCAGGTATGCGATGGCATGGGAACTCTCAAGTGCAGGGATGATCCCCTCTGATTGGGAAAGCCAGACAAAAGCATCAAGAGCTTCAACGTCGGTAATGTGGCTGTAAGTGACGATACCTTTGTCTTTAAGGAAAGCATGTTCAGGCCCGATCCCCGGGTAGTCCAGTCCTGCCGAGATGGAATGTGCCTCCTGTACCTGGCCGTCCTCATCCTGCAGCAGGTAGCTGAGCTGTCCGTGCAGTACGCCGGGGCTGCCTTTTTCCAAAGAACATCCATGCTTGCATTCCAGTCCTTCTCCTCCGGCCTCTATACCGATACACTCAACATTTTCATCTTCCAAAAAGTGGCTGAAGATGCCCAATGCATTTGAACCGCCGCCGATACAGGCAATGATCTTGTCAGGCAGACATCCTTCAGCCGCCTTCAGTTGTTCTTTGGCTTCCCATCCGATGATGGACTGAATGTCACGTACCATCATAGGGTAGGGGTGTGGCCCTGCTACGGTACCGATGAGATAGTAGGTATTACGTGCGTTGGTCACCCAGTGTCGGATGGCATCGTTCATGGCATCTTTCAGGGTTTTAGAACCGCTCTCTACCGCATGCACTTTGGCACCGAGCAGTTTCATGCGGAAAACATTGAGTTCCTGACGTGCCACATCTTTGGCGCCCATGAAGACTTCGCATTCCAGTCCGAAAAGCGCTGCCACGGTCGCTGTTGCCACACCATGCTGTCCTGCGCCGGTCTCCGCAATGATCTTTTTCTTTCCGAGACGCTTTGCTAGTACAGCCTGTGCAACACAGTGGTTGATCTTGTGTGCTCCTGTATGGTTCAGGTCCTCACGTTTAAGGTAGATCTTTGCATCGAGTTCTTTGGAAAGGTTCTCGGCATAGTAGAGTGCAGAGGGACGACCCACATAGTTTTTGTAGTAGTAGTCCACCTCTGCCCAGAAATCTTTGTCGAAACGTACCGCTTCATAGTCTTTACACAGCTGTTCAAGAGCCGGCATGAGTGTTTCAGGGACAAAACGTCCGCCGAACTTGCCGAAATGTCCGTTCTCGTCCGGGTCGAACGGACTTGGTTTGGGTATATAGACTTCTTTATGTAGATCCATGCTTTTTTCTCTTATGTAATAGTTGGAGAGATTATAGCGTATAGGAGGTTACAAAGACCATACTTACCGTGTATGGTCTATTGCAGAGGAAAAGTCAATTCATAGTTGGTGAATCCCTGTTGTCCTTGTACCCCATCCCACTTGGAAGGCATGGTGATGAGATTTTTCCCATTTTTAAACGATATTCTGACTCTGATACGCAGCGATCTGCTTTTGGATGGTACCGTTACAAGCAGGGTGATCTTCTTGGCTTTACTGTTATCTTTTAAGAGAGGCTCACCTTCGACTAAAAGATAGCTGCTTCTGACTGCTTTTCTCCTCTTCTGATTATAGACCTTTGAACCTGCAGGGTACCGTTTGATACTCTTGAAACCTTGTGATGCAACAATCTTGACATCATTTTTCTTTTGAAGATCAGGAAAAGAGAGTGAAAGCCATCCCCGTGAGGCATAGCTCCATACCTTCTCTTCTATATCAACTTCAATATGTTCAGGGTCAATACGTTTTACAGAGATGTGCAGGGAGGCGACATCCTCGTTGATATAGGTACTTTGTATTTTTTCAGGTATCTGTAAATATGTTTTTAACGGACCTTGAGGGTCAATAAGTGAACGAATACTACTGTAGGGAAGCATAAATTTGGTATGTCCTGCAGCATAAGGTTTGATCTCGTAAGCGTTGTAGTGAAAAAGAAGACCCCTCTCGGTGATGGCAAAATTAGTGCTCAATATGAATTTGTTACTGAACCAGCCGTCTTTCAAAAGGGAATCATTTTGTTTGAGACCGATACTCTCTTTATAGACTTTCTGGGCGATCTGGTGCAAAGTGGCATTATAATCTTCTTTTAAAAGATCATCCATCTCCAAATGTTTTCCTTCATGGTCATAATTTTCATACTTGACAGAAAAGTAGCCATGTGCACCACCAGTGTAACCACTCCCGCTGTTGGCTATGGTGAATGTTGTCTTTGTAACGGCAAAGAGATCCAGAGCGTTGCTGGTATTCCATGTCCCATGTGGCTGATAGCTCTCGTCACTGAGATTTTTTATGACTGTTGCTTTAAGGTCGCCTTTTGAGTAGGCTGTTACAGCCCTGGCAACAATGTTTTCTACCTGCTTGGCAACTTCTGCGTCGGGTACATCATGAAGCACAGGATAAGAGAGTTCATCTTTCTGGCAAAAGGTACCGCTCTCATCTTTTGTCGGATGACAGTAGCTGTCACTACGGGTATAGATACCTTTTCCTTGCATCCATGCTTTATCAAGAAAAATTTCTGTTGAGGAGAGTAGGGAAGTAAGTAGCAAAAGAGTAAGTATCTGATTCATGGTGAAGCTCCAATATATTTGAAAGATTATAACACAAAAGAAGATCAGATAATATAGGTGATCTCTGCCTGAGAATCGAGCCGCATCGGAGGTCCCCAAAAGCCGATACCGCTGTTGACGTAGATACTTGAACCGTTGGGAAGAGTGTGCAAGCCTTTGAGAAAAGGCTGCTGCAGTCTAACAAGGTACCCGAATGGCCATATCTGTCCGCCGTGGGTATGGCCGCTGAGTATGAGTTCAGGCTTGTAGTAGCCAAGTTCTTCTATGAACTTTGGCTGGTGTGCCAGCAGTATGGTCCGGTATGTTTTGTTGGTCTTGTCGAATGCCCGGTGTATGTCAGGTTGAAGCATCCCCATGCGGTATCCCATGAGGTCGGTAACACCTATGATGTTTAGTTTGAGCACGTCGATGGTGACAGAGTCATTGAGCAGCAGTGTCAGTTTGGTCGTTTGGATGAATTTGATGATCTTCTGTGGTTCATGAAAATATTCGTGATTCCCCAGAATGTAGTAGATTCCGTATTTTGACCTGATATTGTCAAGCTCCCTGACCGCAGGTTCTATAAATTCCAGTGATGTGTCGACAAGATCACCAGTAATACATACAATGTCCGCTTCAAGGGCATTGATCTTCTTAACGGCATGTCGTACAAATGCACGGTCTACAAGACCGCCAATATGAAGATCGCTTATCTGCACGATGGAAAAGTCGAATGTGCCAAACTTCACCACATTGACCACCGGTTCTTTGCTTCCTTCATAGGCAGCAGCACTGACATAGGCTGTGGAAAGTGCCAAAAGCATACCATCTCCGCTTTTTTTGATAAAGTATCTTTTTTCATGATCAACATGCTTGAGTGCTTTATGAAAAACATTGAGTACTTCATGCACAATGAGATAGAGCATCAGTACAAAGGAGATGCCCACAGACAGAGAAAACAGATAGTAGAGGCTATTGCCGATCATATCAGTGTAGCGTCCGATGACATAGAGCAGATTGAAAAGAAAGTTGATACCCAGAAAGAATGTCAGTGTCTTTTTGACCTGTTCTGAAAAAAGCAGTTTTTTAATGACCCTAGAGTAGAAGAGATAGTGCAATGCGAAAAAGAAGAGCAGAAAAATGACAAAAAACAGATAAATTCTCATAAATGCTCCTTGGTACCCTTACAGTGACAGATTACTTTGAAAACGTGATGTTTTCGGAATATCTTCACCCTTTGCAGTATAATTGTACTTCTTCTTAGCCTCTTTGACAAGTGCTTTGGGCATTTCATTGTAGACAGTGTTCATATCGGTATTGATGGTACCCAGAAAGTAGGTCTTTCCTCTGCTTATTTTTGCAATGCTCTTGCTCCCGGACCCGTAACCGGCTTTCCCCCGACTGCACCCGTAATGTCCGCTCAGAGAATACTCTTTGAGACGTACCTCGCTGCTGGGTGTCGGTATCTTCAACTCAATGAACCCTTTTTCGGGTTTCCTGTCGTGGAAATAGAGCTCATAACCCAGCGGCTCCTCTTTTGTGACCACTTCGATATGCCTCACTGCCCTTTTCCCGTCACCGTCAACGGCAATCAGTATGGTGGCTTTTCCTTTATAGCGGTCCGGGTTGGCATTGCTCACCGGAGTCAACGTGTCTGGTGTACATCCTGTTAGGAAAAGAAGTGCCAAAAATAGTGTGCCTGATACTGTTTTTTTTATGTTCATAAAAGGTGCCCTTATGTAATACAATATTCTATCATACTCAGCGTGCAATTTGGGTGTAGGGAAATTTAATACCCTATTGCCCTGAAAGCCAGGCTTCTGCTTCTACTATTTCATCCAGATCGAAAGCTTTTATCTCCAGTCCGGGTACCAGAAAACCTTCGAATTGGGCTATTTTTTGAAGCCACGTTTTATTTGTCAGAATCGCCATGCGGTCAAACCTTTTTAAAAGTCCGAACAGTTCAGGAAGACGGGAGAGCTTTACCATAATAGCATCCATGGAAGGGAAGTCGAAATCATAGATCGTGTAGAGTATTTTGCCGTGTTCTATCTCTTTGGATAGAGTGATAAATTCATCGAGTATCTCCTGCATATCTTCCGTAGTGATCTTGCCCTGAAATTCCAGGTCAAGGCGGTTCGGCCCGCTTTTTGTGATCTTTAGCATGGATGCTCCTTTCGTTGATGCATATCGGTATATCATACAGAGTCTAAACTGAAATGAGGCTATAATACCTTATGAAAAGAGTATTGATATATTTAGGAATTATCGCCGGTTTGCTTATACTGTTCTATATGTTCCGTATCTACAGGATAGACGGTACCAGTATGAACTATGGAATGCTGGAGGGTGACGTGGTACTGTGCAAGCGTCAGGTCGATACCATTAAACGCGGTGACATGCTGGTGGTCAGACATCCGCTCGATCCCAAAGGCAGGCTCTATGTCAAACGCTGTGCGGCACTGCCGGGTGACAGGTTTTTTCAGGAAAAGCGCTTTTTCTATCTTCAGATCGATGGTGATTCGGACAAAACATACCGGTTGGCACAAAAACACGACCTTAGTCTAGTATCGACAAAAGAGGGATATTTTCTTAAAAATCCCTATTTGAAATATTACGGTGTCGTGCACAACTGGAAGCTCAAAGTACCGGGTGAACTGAGCAGACTGCCCATGACGACCGTTGAAGATGATCATTATTACGTCCTTGGTGACTACAGGGACAATTCCGCTGACAGCCGTTTCTTTGGGGCCGTACCGCGAGACTGGGTCATGTCGAAAGTGATCTACGTACTTAAAAAGCCAAAGGACTGGATGACGCTGCTGGAGATCAAAGAGGCAGACAGCAGCGAGAAAGAGGTAAAGAAGAACGGTGGGCTTACCCCGTCTTCATTTAAAGGTCAGTCGATTTCCAGTACGGAGTAGACCGGAGCGGAAAAGCCTTCTTTGCTGTTGAGAAAACCAAGCTCCATGATGAAACAGGCTTCTACACAGTGAGCTCCCACTTTGTCTATGAGGTTTGCAGCGGCTTTGGCTGTCCCTCCTGTAGCTATGAGGTCGTCTATGAGCAGGACTTTTGATCTTTCACCTGTACTGCAGCAGCCGTTCTCACCAAAAGCGTCTATGTGTATCTCCACTTCATCAAAACCGTACTCCAGAGAGTATTTCTCTGCTACGGTAGTGTAGGGGAGTTTACCTTTCTTACGCACAGGTACGAAACCCACGCCAAGCCTGTCAGCCAGAATGGAACCGAAGATGAAACCCCTCGCATCGATGCCGGCAATGTAGTCCAGATCATAGCCAAGATAACGTTCCGTCAGATGGTCCATTAGCGTACTGAGTGCTTTGGGATTGTTGAGGAGGGTAGTGATGTCTTTAAAGACGATGCCGGGTTTCGGAAAGTCCGGGATGTCCCTAATGCTGTCAAGGATGATGGTTCTGTCTTCGGGGGTGAGTGTCATGGTGCTTCCTTTGTGATATATGGAGTTATAGAGTATTTTAGCGCAAGTTGATTAAGGGGTTTCCCTTGTTATCTATCACTGATTGGATTTTCAGTTATCTAAATAATTCAATAGTAGTCTGGCAACTGAATGCAACCGATAAATTGCTGAAGGCCCATGACTTGCTATGCTGTTTAAGCTATAGTCGTTCTTTTCTTTGCACCTACAAGCCAATACGAAACAGCCAGGCCGACAATAACAGCAGCAATAATCAGCAACTCTTCTCCCTTCTCCGCCGAGAGAGAATAAATCAATACTTTTCTAATAAGTGCTGCCATAGCAAGCATAATGAATGCACCAATGGCAAATCCTTTGCCTTGTAAATGATGGATTTCTTCATGAATTAATTCAATAGAAGCCCATAATACAAGTAAGCTACCAAGAACTGTCAATATCCCTTTTTCTATTTTCATATCCGTAAAAAAAAGTAAATAAATATCATATAAGAAAAGTCCTATGGCAAAAAATGCTACAAGTGCCAATGCCCCGGCCAAGAAGTAGTTGATGTATGAATTGAAGTTTTTCAAACCAGATAAAATATTTTTTTCTATTTTGGAAAGAGACAAAAACTTGCCCAACTCTTCTTCCCTATAAGAACTTGTGAGTATATCAAGATTCATATCGATTATTTTTTCAACAGCCTTAATTTCATCTATATGATGTTGTTTGTCTTTAAAATTTTTTTCTATGCTGGCAAGTATGAAGGTTCTAACATAAGTAAATGCAGAGTTGACATAGTGTGTAGGCAAACCAATTCTTACATGGATTTCGCCTATTTTGTAAAGATACATAAAGTAAGGCATATCATATTGCCCGCAAAAAAGGTTAATAAACCACTCTTTGATTCTCTTCCTATGGTAAGCAATAATTTCTTTATTTTTTAAAAATTGAGCAGTTTTACCAAAACCCCATATATAATCATAAAACCCATCTATAAATTCATCAGCAAGCTGTTCCATACGAGGCTGCAGTTCTTTTAGTAATTTTGCTTCTTCTTCGGTAAACTGATAGTGGTCTTTTAAGTCTCTATAATGTTGCATGTTCAATCCTTATTTATTAAGTAACAAAGTAACAGAGAGTAATCCCGAGTAACAGTGATCAGGTGACAACGACAACTCATTTCCTACTCCTCTTCAGCATACCATGCACAGCTTGTTGTGGTAGTCCCAATACTTTAGCAATCATATGCTGAGAATAGCCTTGTTCTATGGCTTGTAGAATTACTTTGTTCCGCTGTTTTATATCAGCGATATCTTTTCTCGTTTGTACGCTGAGCGTGGAAATGCATACTCCACTAAAAAATATGACAAAGTGCCACATTTTCAACTCAATCACTACAATTTCAATATCATATCAAAAACAGATAAAGCAGTTTCTGAAGGAATCAAACATGGGAAGAAGTCGATATAAAATTGACATCGCTCAGAGCATGACAAAATTCAAGCGGTACACAGCAAGAGGAGTGCTAAAGTTACTTCAAACAAACAATGTGACAACCATTCTTGATCAGCTGGTATTTTATAAGAAAGCACACAAGTCTGATAGAGAGTACCAGGTATGGCAGGAGGGACTACAGCCTAAACTTATCCAATCAGATGCAATGATGGTTAGTAAGATCAACTACATTCACCAAAACCCTGTAAAACGGGACTATGTGGATGAGGCATCCCATTGGCGGTATTCGAGTGCGAGGGATTATGAAGGGCAGAGTGGACTTTTGGAGATTGAGCGCTTTTGGTAGATTGGTGTGGAGGTTTGCATTCCCACGCTCAGCGTGGGAACGAGGAAAACGTTTAAAATGAGCAATCAAAAAGCTACCCGCGGATTTTTGATTGGTCTCCTTTGGTTTGTTTATTATCTTCAGTAAAAAGTTTTGGGTCTGTTAAATTGTGAAATTCATTATATATGGACACCAACTAGTTAACCTTTCTGAGAATAGTGTTTTGATACTTAACTATTTATTAGGGGAACACTTTGTCCCACTATTACTTTCTTTTTCATATTAGTAGTATATCAAAAATGTCTTTTTCTCGTTCCCACGCTCAGCGTGGGAACGAGAAAAAGTTTATTTAAGAGAGATGTGTATTCCGGAATGACCGGATAGGGGATGACTACCCCAGATCAGCACCGAAGCTGCATCCGGCTTCGATTTTGCCTATTCTTGTAGCGTGACGTCCGCCTTCGAATTCCGTGGAGGCGAAAGCATCTATGATGTCTTCGATGACGCCTTTACCGACTACGCGTTCACCGAAGCAGAGTACGTTGGCGTCATTGTGCTGTCTTGTCAATTGTGCAGTGTAGTGGTCGTGGCAGAGAGCAGCTCTGATACCTGATACTTTGTTGGCAGCTATGGACATACCGATGCCCGTACCGCAGATGAGGATACCGAAACTTCCCGGGTTTGCAATGACGGCTTCCGTACACTTCTTTGCGAAGTCTGGGTAGTCGACTCTGTCGGCTGAGTCCGGTCCAAGGTCGATGATCTCGTGGCCGAGGTTTGTGACGAGTTCTTTGACGTAGGCTTTGACAGCATAACCTGCATGGTCTGTTGCAATGTAAAATTTCTTTGACATCTATTTTCCTTTAATTGAATTGGTATGGATATGGTTCAGAGTAACCATTTTACGATCCATGTAACGGGCTGGAACAGATAATTTGAAACGGGTGTAAAAAGCACCGCTACGAGTATCAGCATCCCATAAGGATATATTTTATCATAAAATGCCGTAAAAGATTTCCAGTGCATGCCTTCAGCGAGATAGCGGATGGCATTGGCTCCGTCCAGTGGCGGGATGGGCCAGAGGTTGAAAACACCGAGCAGCACGTTGATGACTACACTCTGATAGAGCAGCAGGGCGATGAAAGCTTCAAATGCAGAAGTTGGATGTGCGAACATTGGGAAAAGTGCGGCGCATAAAGCAGCCATTGCAAAGTTGAATGTGATGCCTGCAAGCGAGACGGCGACCGCTGCGCCAGCACCACCATTCCTTATGACAGTATTTATGTTGATGGGAACAGGTTTTGCCCAGCCAAATATAAAGGGTGCCCCGGAGAAAAAGAGCATTCCCGGAACCAGGATACTCCCTACAGGGTCAATGTGTACGAGAGGGTTTATCTTGAGGCGTCCGAGGCTTTTGGCTGTGTTGTCGCCGTATTTGTAGGCGACCCATCCGTGCATGATCTCATGCCCTATGATGGCGATCATCAGGGCGATGATCATACTGATGATCTTGATTATTTCTGTTTCACTCATTATTGTATAGGCTCCTCAAGTTCAATGGAATTGATTAGTCGACCTACACGTCCCCAACGAACGGTAAAGCGCTGTTTGTCCCAGAGTTTTTCACATTCTTTGGAGTCGATGGCTATGTCTCCGCAGACTCTCCTGAGGCCTGCATGGTCTCTTCCTCCGCCATGTCCATTCAGTACCTGGTCATAGGAACGGTGCTCAAGACTCATATAGATCAGCCAGGGCTTTCCGACGATCAGTCTGTAGGATACAGAACCCCAGAAACGACTGTCATTGGAGTTGTCACGGTTATCGCCTATCATGTAGAAATGGTCAGGCTCTACTTTTTTGTAAAGTGCGTTGATCGTGTTGCTTCCTATTTCATATACCATACTGTCAAGCCCGTCGACCATGATCGGGGTCATATCGATCTCTTTGTTGTAGGTGTAGTACTGCAGCAGAGCTTCAAAGATATTCATGCCTTCAGGCTGGTACTGTATACCAGGGTACTTGTCCATATAGGGGTTCTCTACCCAGAGCTTTCCTCTGAGCTGTTTGATCTTCTCTTGCGGATAGTTCTTCTTGATATACGCATCTCCCTCATGGAAATGGATCAGCAGTTTTTTGTCGGCATAGATGAGCTCATCACCACCGACAGCCACACAGCGTTTAACATAGTGGATCTTTTCATTTTTCGGATAACGGAAGATCACGATATCTTCTCTTTGGGGCTTAGGTCCCTCTATGAGGTGCCCGTTCCCGTTGAAGTCC
Coding sequences:
- the lepB gene encoding signal peptidase I; amino-acid sequence: MKRVLIYLGIIAGLLILFYMFRIYRIDGTSMNYGMLEGDVVLCKRQVDTIKRGDMLVVRHPLDPKGRLYVKRCAALPGDRFFQEKRFFYLQIDGDSDKTYRLAQKHDLSLVSTKEGYFLKNPYLKYYGVVHNWKLKVPGELSRLPMTTVEDDHYYVLGDYRDNSADSRFFGAVPRDWVMSKVIYVLKKPKDWMTLLEIKEADSSEKEVKKNGGLTPSSFKGQSISSTE
- a CDS encoding metallophosphoesterase, giving the protein MRIYLFFVIFLLFFFALHYLFYSRVIKKLLFSEQVKKTLTFFLGINFLFNLLYVIGRYTDMIGNSLYYLFSLSVGISFVLMLYLIVHEVLNVFHKALKHVDHEKRYFIKKSGDGMLLALSTAYVSAAAYEGSKEPVVNVVKFGTFDFSIVQISDLHIGGLVDRAFVRHAVKKINALEADIVCITGDLVDTSLEFIEPAVRELDNIRSKYGIYYILGNHEYFHEPQKIIKFIQTTKLTLLLNDSVTIDVLKLNIIGVTDLMGYRMGMLQPDIHRAFDKTNKTYRTILLAHQPKFIEELGYYKPELILSGHTHGGQIWPFGYLVRLQQPFLKGLHTLPNGSSIYVNSGIGFWGPPMRLDSQAEITYII
- a CDS encoding site-2 protease family protein, whose product is MSETEIIKIISMIIALMIAIIGHEIMHGWVAYKYGDNTAKSLGRLKINPLVHIDPVGSILVPGMLFFSGAPFIFGWAKPVPININTVIRNGGAGAAVAVSLAGITFNFAMAALCAALFPMFAHPTSAFEAFIALLLYQSVVINVLLGVFNLWPIPPLDGANAIRYLAEGMHWKSFTAFYDKIYPYGMLILVAVLFTPVSNYLFQPVTWIVKWLL
- a CDS encoding STAS/SEC14 domain-containing protein; its protein translation is MLKITKSGPNRLDLEFQGKITTEDMQEILDEFITLSKEIEHGKILYTIYDFDFPSMDAIMVKLSRLPELFGLLKRFDRMAILTNKTWLQKIAQFEGFLVPGLEIKAFDLDEIVEAEAWLSGQ
- the rpiB gene encoding ribose 5-phosphate isomerase B, which encodes MSKKFYIATDHAGYAVKAYVKELVTNLGHEIIDLGPDSADRVDYPDFAKKCTEAVIANPGSFGILICGTGIGMSIAANKVSGIRAALCHDHYTAQLTRQHNDANVLCFGERVVGKGVIEDIIDAFASTEFEGGRHATRIGKIEAGCSFGADLG
- the lepB gene encoding signal peptidase I, with translation MKKFLSATYRFSSSWTGTVIIVLLLIFFVAQSFVIPSGSMKRTLLIGDFLFAKKFSYGIPTPHLPWLEIPLLPDFNGNGHLIEGPKPQREDIVIFRYPKNEKIHYVKRCVAVGGDELIYADKKLLIHFHEGDAYIKKNYPQEKIKQLRGKLWVENPYMDKYPGIQYQPEGMNIFEALLQYYTYNKEIDMTPIMVDGLDSMVYEIGSNTINALYKKVEPDHFYMIGDNRDNSNDSRFWGSVSYRLIVGKPWLIYMSLEHRSYDQVLNGHGGGRDHAGLRRVCGDIAIDSKECEKLWDKQRFTVRWGRVGRLINSIELEEPIQ
- a CDS encoding protoglobin domain-containing protein, which codes for MQHYRDLKDHYQFTEEEAKLLKELQPRMEQLADEFIDGFYDYIWGFGKTAQFLKNKEIIAYHRKRIKEWFINLFCGQYDMPYFMYLYKIGEIHVRIGLPTHYVNSAFTYVRTFILASIEKNFKDKQHHIDEIKAVEKIIDMNLDILTSSYREEELGKFLSLSKIEKNILSGLKNFNSYINYFLAGALALVAFFAIGLFLYDIYLLFFTDMKIEKGILTVLGSLLVLWASIELIHEEIHHLQGKGFAIGAFIMLAMAALIRKVLIYSLSAEKGEELLIIAAVIVGLAVSYWLVGAKKRTTIA
- a CDS encoding adenine phosphoribosyltransferase: MTLTPEDRTIILDSIRDIPDFPKPGIVFKDITTLLNNPKALSTLMDHLTERYLGYDLDYIAGIDARGFIFGSILADRLGVGFVPVRKKGKLPYTTVAEKYSLEYGFDEVEIHIDAFGENGCCSTGERSKVLLIDDLIATGGTAKAAANLIDKVGAHCVEACFIMELGFLNSKEGFSAPVYSVLEID